A window of Castor canadensis chromosome 10, mCasCan1.hap1v2, whole genome shotgun sequence contains these coding sequences:
- the Uqcc5 gene encoding ubiquinol-cytochrome c reductase complex assembly factor 5, which yields MFFRAQVRRVLQRVPGKQRFGIYRFLPFFFVLGGTMEWIMIKVRVGQETFYDVYRRKASERQYQRRLEDASETERQQSIK from the exons ATGTTCTTCAGGGCCCAGGTGAGGCGAGTTCTGCAGCGGGTGCCCGGGAAGCAGCGGTTCGGAATCTACAGGTTCCTGCCCTTCTTTTTTGTCCTGGGAGGAACGATGGAGTGGATCATGATTAAAGTGCGCGTGGGCCAGGAGACCTTCT ATGATGTCTACCGTAGAAAAGCCTCAGAAAGACAGTATCAGAGAAGGCTGGAAGATGCTTCAGAAACTGAACGTCAGCAGTCAATAAAATGA